In Helianthus annuus cultivar XRQ/B chromosome 3, HanXRQr2.0-SUNRISE, whole genome shotgun sequence, a single window of DNA contains:
- the LOC110941158 gene encoding protein FAR1-RELATED SEQUENCE 5-like: protein MDPQSSTGRTEDDFEENRPIGDHAQLSAYQRVSIEDVLNPRPANPIPIPVSSSSAANEISIDERVYTPEVQASATPVVGMQFISIEQAYAFYQSYAKLAGFSIRKGGEVYSGGIIKTKYFVCSKEGHKPVCIDDNSKSKKQFKTRNRGTIRTGCKAQLVICTVDGRLYTVKKFVDGHNHKFVCQNDIHMLPAYRQLSDVQEEMVWELGTLNLGPVKAFHIMRKRYGGFENVGATVDDCKNFRKRINNYIGEYDADMVINRMTDKKQYLADYSFEYSVDDGKRLTGLFWADGLCKLNYIEFGDVISFDATFKTNRYKMVFVPFTGIDNQCRNVTLSAGLLASESIESYKWLLNSFLKSFGRQPNVVVTDQDPSMKQAIEELFVID, encoded by the exons ATGGATCCACAGAGTAGCACTGGGCGAACAGAAGATGATTTTGAAGAAAATCGGCCGATcggtgatcatgctcaattatctgcttatcagagagtttcgattgaggatgttttaaatccgcgacctgcaaatccaattccaattccagtTTCAAGTTCAAGTGCTGCAAACGAGatttctattg ATGAAAGGGTTTACACTCCGGAGGTTCAGGCATCAGCTACACCTGTTGTTGGGATGCAATTTATCTCcattgaacaagcatatgcgttttatcaatcatatgctaagttagctggtttttctattCGGAAAGGTGGCGAAGTATacagtggtggtataatcaaaactaagtattttgtttgttctaaagagggacataagccTGTGTGTATTGATGATAATTCCAAGTCAAAAAAGCAATTCAAAACCAGGAACAGGGGGACTATTAGGACCGGATGCAAAGCTCAACTTGTGATTTGCACTGTTgatggtagattatatacagtcaagaaattTGTTGATGGCCATAACCATAAGTTTGTTTGTCAAAATGACATTCACATGCTCCCAGCTTACAGACAATTGTCAGATGTCCAGGAGGAGATGGTTTGGGAACTTggcactttaaaccttggtcctgtcaaagctttccacataatgaggaaacgttatggtggtttcgagaacgttggtgccacggttgatgattgcaaaaattttagAAAGCGAATAAACAACTATATAGGAGAGTATGACGCTGACATGGTGATTAACAGGATGACTGACAAAAAACAGTATTTAGCTGATTATTCGTTTGAATACTCTGTTGATGATGGCAAACGGTTAACTGGGTTGTTCTGGGCTGATGGTTTATGCAAGCTTAACTATATTGAATTTGGCGATGTGATATCGTTCGATGCAACCTTCAAGACAAACAG gtacaagatggtgtttgttccgttCACAGGCATTGACAACCAATGTCGGAATGTAACACTCTCAGCTGGGTTGTTGGCATCAGAGAGTattgaatcatataaatggcttctAAATTCATTTTTAAAGTCATTTGGTCGACAACCTAATGTTGTAGTGACGGATCAAGACCCTTctatgaaacaggctattgaggag cTTTTTGTAATAGACTGA
- the LOC110941638 gene encoding 4-coumarate--CoA ligase-like 6, whose translation MATYFNQNQSNILSSQKAHIFKDLFKKKQFNDLPHWYSLETGIYSSKHSPRTLPSDPFVDVVSHIFSQKQNGKTSFIDSSTGFSLSYSELQPLVKSMACGLHHQMGISKGDVVLMLLPNSIHFHIVFLGILYLGAVVTTMNPLCTVSEIKKQTSQCNVKLCFTLSTRLQDLSALGITSIGVPENANYDPNSTAFSCFHQLISRHKNNSLPPRTISQDDPAAILFSSGTTGASKGVVLTHKNLIAGVELFVQFEASQYGDDNEENTYLAVIPMFHIYGLTLFTLGILSLGSSIVVMNKFDHNEMVRAISKYGVTHFPAVPPLLKALIKVGKSVHRGHLKSLKQVSSGAAPLSTQCMEEFVQTFPHIDFIQGYGLSESTAVGTRGFNTKQIRNYTSVGLLAPNMQAKVVDHVTGLCSPPGKTGELWLRGPGIMKEYLKNVEASCSTIDKDGWLHTGDIVYFDHQGYLYIVDRLKDVIKYKGFQIAPADLEDVLISHPDIEDAVVIGKLDEEAGEIPMAFVVRKPKAKISHYDVINFVAKQVAPYKKVQKVEFINAIPKSAAGKILRRELKYTLTSRL comes from the exons ATGGCAACATACTTTAACCAAAACCAATCAAACATCCTTTCTTCACAAAAAGCCCATATATTCAAAGATTTATTCAAGAAAAAACAGTTCAATGATCTTCCTCACTGGTATTCCTTAGAAACAGGAATATACAGTAGCAAACACTCACCAAGAACCTTACCTTCCGACCCTTTTGTTGATGTTGTATCCcatatattttcccaaaaacaGAATGGGAAAACATCCTTCATAGATTCTTCAACAGGGTTCTCCCTTTCATACTCAGAACTACAACCATTAGTTAAATCCATGGCCTGTGGGCTCCACCACCAAATGGGTATTTCAAAAGGTGATGTTGTTTTGATGCTTTTACCAAATTCAATACACTTCCATATTGTTTTCTTGGGTATTTTGTATCTTGGTGCTGTAGTGACCACCATGAATCCTCTTTGTACTGTCTCAGAAATTAAAAAACAAACTAGTCAATGCAATGTGAAACTTTGTTTCACTTTGTCTACTAGACTTCAAGACTTGAGTGCATTAGGGATCACTTCCATTGGGGTACCCGAAAACGCAAACTACGATCCAAACTCGACTGCTTTCTCATGTTTTCACCAGCTTATTTCGCGTCATAAAAATAATTCCCTGCCCCCTCGAACGATTAGCCAGGATGACCCTGCCGCTATTCTATTTTCTTCTGGCACTACTGGTGCTAGTAAAGGTGTAGTCTTGACTCACAAAAACTTGATTGCGGGGGTTgagttgtttgttcaatttgAAGCTTCACAGTATGGCGATGATAACGAAGAAAACACTTATTTGGCTGTTATACCCATGTTCCATATATATGGTCTTACACTATTCACTTTAGGAATCTTGTCACTAGGCTCATCCATTGTAGTGATGAACAAATTTGACCATAATGAAATGGTACGAGCTATCAGCAAATATGGTGTCACACATTTCCCAGCAGTACCTCCATTGCTTAAAGCATTGATCAAAGTAGGAAAGAGTGTTCATCGTGGTCACTTGAAGAGCTTAAAACAGGTGTCAAGTGGAGCAGCACCTTTGAGCACACAATGCATGGAGGAATTTGTACAAACATTTCCTCATATCGATTTCATTCAG GGTTACGGCTTGAGTGAATCAACTGCGGTGGGAACACGAGGATTCAACACAAAACAGATAAGAAATTACACATCAGTCGGGTTATTGGCTCCTAACATGCAAGCCAAAGTTGTAGATCATGTTACTGGTTTGTGTTCACCTCCGGGGAAAACCGGAGAACTTTGGTTACGAGGGCCTGGCATTATGAAAG AATATCTGAAAAATGTGGAGGCATCTTGTTCAACAATTGATAAGGATGGATGGCTGCATACTGGAGACATCGTCTATTTTGACCATCAAGGGTATTTGTATATTGTTGACCGGCTCAAAGATGTTATTAAATACAAAGGTTTTCAG ATTGCACCAGCTGATTTGGAGGATGTCTTGATTTCTCATCCAGATATAGAAGATGCTGTAGTTATAGG GAAACTAGATGAGGAAGCTGGAGAAATTCCCATGGCTTTCGTCGTGAGGAAACCTAAAGCCAAAATTTCCCATTATGATGTCATTAACTTTGTTGCTAAACAG GTTGCACCATACAAGAAAGTTCAAAAAGTGGAATTTATAAATGCAATACCAAAATCTGCAGCAGGAAAGATATTGCGACGAGAACTAAAGTACACATTGACGTCAAGACTTTAA